From Apium graveolens cultivar Ventura chromosome 9, ASM990537v1, whole genome shotgun sequence, the proteins below share one genomic window:
- the LOC141687223 gene encoding bet1-like SNARE 1-2 isoform X2 produces MSYRREHRASRSSLFDDYDSLEEGGLKASSSYSHDIDEHANDKAINSLQDRVVFLKRLTGDIHNEVESHNRMLDRTGNEMDASRGIMSGTMDRFKMVFEKRSSRKTCGLVACFVVSFILLYYSFRILMYFTYG; encoded by the exons ATGAGCTACAGAAG GGAACATCGTGCTTCTAGATCTTCTCTCTTTGATGACTATGATAGCCTTGAGGAGGGTGGTCTCAAGGCCTCTTCCTCCTACTCTCATGATATTGATGAGCACGCCAATGACAAAGCCATCAACAGCTTGCAAGACAGAGTCGTGTTTTTAAAGAGG TTGACAGGTGACATACACAATGAGGTGGAAAGTCATAATCGTATGCTGGACCGAACA GGAAATGAAATGGATGCATCAAGGGGAATTATGTCAGGTACAATGGATAGGTTCAAGATG GTATTTGAGAAGAGATCAAGTCGAAAAACATGTGGACTTGTGGCTTGTTTTGTGGTTTCTTTCATTTTATTATACTATTCTTTCAG GATCCTCATGTACTTCACATATGGCTAG
- the LOC141684815 gene encoding uncharacterized protein LOC141684815 gives MVAETWILKMGNQVSANLKHALLLEAPKKGNKKHEVKETIGILSFEVANVMSKTVILHKYLVDNEIVKLKGEIFSCDGIKALISADEGYLLELALAEKLDELNRVAAVVSRLGKKCSLPALQGFEHVYGDIVGGVIEVRELGFLVKDMEGMIKKMEKYVNSTANLYGEMEVLSELEQATKKFQQTQHEESRRAFEQKLVWQKQDVAHLKDVSLWNQTYDKVVELLARTVCTLYVRICHVFGKPVTRKEFVSGAISGPQFRSNGSFSNLKEEYGLKSGQIDSKFGNSNSVRGGLSKNYSYTHSGLIEKGLSDKAEQVASQRGGMALVRTDNHFACGVGPGRLLMECLSLSSSASKVDDDDDDSFGHDDRNSQVSGCCSVAGGVKRGNLSQSDCFSRSMQGSATNSPKSGPKSWLMTYAPPSTVGGSALALHYANVIIIIEKLLRYPHLVGEEARDDLYYMLPTSLKTLLKISLKSYIKDLAIFDAPLAHSWKERLDQILKWLAPMAHNMMRWQSERNFEQQQIVTRTNVLLLQTLYFADREKTEAAICELLVGLNYICRYEHQQNALLDCASSFDFDDGMDWRSQQGGSL, from the coding sequence ATGGTGGCGGAGACTTGGATATTGAAGATGGGGAATCAAGTTAGTGCTAATCTCAAGCATGCCCTTCTACTTGAAGCTCCAAAAAAAGGTAATAAGAAGCACGAAGTTAAAGAAACTATTGGAATTCTTTCTTTTGAAGTTGCTAATGTTATGTCGAAAACTGTTATTTTGCATAAGTATCTTGTTGATAATGAAATTGTTAAGCTGAAAGGTGAGATCTTTAGTTGTGATGGCATTAAGGCCTTGATTTCTGCTGATGAGGGTTATTTATTGGAACTTGCTTTGGCTGAAAAGCTTGATGAGTTGAATCGTGTGGCTGCGGTTGTTTCGAGGTTGGGGAAGAAATGCTCTTTGCCTGCATTGCAAGGGTTTGAGCATGTCTATGGGGATATTGTTGGGGGAGTGATTGAGGTGAGAGAGTTGGGGTTTTTGGTGAAGGATATGGAGGGGATGATTAAGAAAATGGAGAAGTATGTGAACTCGACTGCGAATCTTTATGGTGAAATGGAGGTTTTGAGTGAGTTGGAACAGGCAACGAAGAAGTTTCAGCAGACTCAACATGAAGAAAGTCGTAGGGCTTTTGAACAGAAATTGGTGTGGCAGAAGCAAGATGTGGCACATCTTAAGGATGTTTCACTTTGGAATCAGACTTATGACAAGGTTGTGGAGTTGTTGGCAAGAACGGTTTGTACACTTTATGTGCGAATATGTCATGTTTTTGGCAAACCTGTTACTAGAAAAGAATTTGTCAGCGGTGCCATTTCGGGGCCACAGTTCCGTTCGAATGGAAGTTTTAGTAATTTAAAGGAAGAATATGGGCTGAAATCAGGTCAAATTGATTCAAAATTTGGGAATTCTAATTCAGTTAGGGGAGGGCTTAGTAAGAATTATAGCTATACTCACTCTGGCTTAATCGAGAAAGGTTTGTCAGATAAAGCGGAGCAGGTTGCATCGCAGCGTGGTGGTATGGCACTGGTGCGCACTGATAATCATTTTGCATGTGGTGTGGGTCCAGGAAGACTTCTCATGGAGTGCCTTAGTTTGAGCAGTTCTGCATCTAAAGTGGATGACGATGATGATGATTCTTTTGGCCATGATGATAGAAATAGTCAAGTTTCTGGTTGTTGTAGTGTTGCTGGTGGAGTGAAGAGAGGTAATTTGAGTCAATCAGATTGCTTCAGTCGATCTATGCAAGGTAGTGCTACAAATAGTCCAAAATCTGGACCCAAGAGTTGGTTGATGACTTATGCTCCTCCTAGTACTGTTGGTGGTTCAGCGCTCGCCTTACACTATGCAAATGTCATAATCATTATAGAGAAGCTACTTCGGTATCCGCACTTGGTTGGAGAGGAAGCTAGAGATGATCTTTACTATATGTTACCGACAAGCTTAAAAACGTTGTTGAAGATCAGTCTCAAGTCCTACATCAAAGATTTGGCAATATTTGATGCCCCCCTTGCTCATAGTTGGAAAGAGAGGCTTGATCAAATACTAAAGTGGCTGGCTCCTATGGCACATAACATGATGAGGTGGCAAAGTGAGCGAAATTTTGAGCAGCAGCAAATCGTTACGCGAACTAACGTTCTCCTGCTACAGACACTGTATTTTGCAGATAGGGAAAAGACCGAGGCGGCTATATGTGAGCTTCTAGTTGGATTGAATTATATTTGTCGCTATGAGCATCAACAAAATGCATTACTGGATTGTGCAAGTAGTTTTGATTTTGATGATGGCATGGACTGGCGGTCGCAACAGGGAGGCTCTCTGTAG
- the LOC141687223 gene encoding bet1-like SNARE 1-2 isoform X1: protein MSYRREHRASRSSLFDDYDSLEEGGLKASSSYSHDIDEHANDKAINSLQDRVVFLKRVTYTMRWKVIIVCWTEHCAVYNQGNEMDASRGIMSGTMDRFKMVFEKRSSRKTCGLVACFVVSFILLYYSFRILMYFTYG from the exons ATGAGCTACAGAAG GGAACATCGTGCTTCTAGATCTTCTCTCTTTGATGACTATGATAGCCTTGAGGAGGGTGGTCTCAAGGCCTCTTCCTCCTACTCTCATGATATTGATGAGCACGCCAATGACAAAGCCATCAACAGCTTGCAAGACAGAGTCGTGTTTTTAAAGAGG GTGACATACACAATGAGGTGGAAAGTCATAATCGTATGCTGGACCGAACA CTGTGCTGTTTATAACCAGGGAAATGAAATGGATGCATCAAGGGGAATTATGTCAGGTACAATGGATAGGTTCAAGATG GTATTTGAGAAGAGATCAAGTCGAAAAACATGTGGACTTGTGGCTTGTTTTGTGGTTTCTTTCATTTTATTATACTATTCTTTCAG GATCCTCATGTACTTCACATATGGCTAG